Genomic window (Eubalaena glacialis isolate mEubGla1 chromosome 6, mEubGla1.1.hap2.+ XY, whole genome shotgun sequence):
TACCTCGTTTAGATGGTGATACAAACACTTGATCAGTAGGACCAAGCAGGTTTTAAGTATTGTTAGGAATTTTAATGAGGCATGCTCATTGTACAAGCATTTAAATTACACAGCAAaataccaaaacaaaaataaaaatcacttgaaaAAAGCACTGCTAAGATGTTATTCAATATTCCTTCTgcccacatacatatataaaaacaattttatatatatggatTCACATTATTTAAGATTTTCTGTGCACTGGGTCTTCGGGTAAAGATGGCGGAGCGTGGTTACAGCTTTTCGCTGACTACATTCAGCCCATCTGGTAAACTTGTCCAGATTGAATATGCTTTGGCTGCTGTAGCTGGAGGAGCCCCTTCAGTGGGAATTAAAGCTGCAAATGGTGTGGTCTTGGCAactgagaagaaacagaaatccaTTTTGTATGACGAGCGAAGTGTCCACAAAGTGGAACCAATCACCAAGCATATAGGTTTGGTGTATAGCGGCATGGGCCCAGATTACACAGTGCTTGTGCACAGAGCTCGAAAACTAGCTCAACAACACTATCTCGTTTATCAAGAACCCATTCCCACAGCTCAGCTGGTACACAGAGTAGCTTCCGTGATGCAAGAATACACTCAGTCAGGTGGTGTTCGTCCATTTGGAGTTTCTTTACTTATTTGTGGTTGGAATGAGGGGCGACCATATTTATT
Coding sequences:
- the LOC133093705 gene encoding proteasome subunit alpha type-2-like → MAERGYSFSLTTFSPSGKLVQIEYALAAVAGGAPSVGIKAANGVVLATEKKQKSILYDERSVHKVEPITKHIGLVYSGMGPDYTVLVHRARKLAQQHYLVYQEPIPTAQLVHRVASVMQEYTQSGGVRPFGVSLLICGWNEGRPYLFQSDPSGAYFAWKATAMGKNYVNGKTFLEKRYNEDLELEDAIHTAILTLKESFEGQMT